Within Bacteroidota bacterium, the genomic segment GGATGCAATTGCAGCTATTAAAAAAGCAGTACCTTTTTTTATTATTGATGCACATGCGCCCAATAAAGGGAAAGGATCTACTCTGCGTTCAGGTGTTGCAAAATCCACTGCAGAAATTTGTATTTATACCGATATAGATTTTCCTTATACCAATGAAAGTATGTTGAGTATCTGGAATGTATTGGCAATTGAAAAATCGGATATTGCAGTGGGAATAAAAAATGCAGATTACTACACGCATGTGCCGCCTGTTAGAAAATATATTTCAAAATTGTTGCAAAAAATGATTCGTGTTTTCTTAGGCTTAACTGTGAGAGATACACAATGCGGATTAAAAGGATTTAATGAAAAAGGCAAAGCAATTTTTCTGCAAACTACAATTAATCGTTATCTGTTTGATTTGGAATTTATTTATCTCGCCGGCAAAAACAAACAAGTACAATTATCTGAAATTGAAATTCAATTGCGACCTGATATACATTTCCGAGCTATGAACCTGCGTATATTGTTTACCGAAAGCATTAATTTTTTAAAGATAGTTTTACGCAGAATTTTTTAAAATGCAATTGTTGCGCAAACCATTATTCTTTGTTGTTCTGATATTGCTCTGTTGTATTGCACTTGCTTTCAGCAATTATTTTTTTCATCCCAATGCATTTTTATTAACTCATAACGGCGATGGATTTAAAAACTATTTTACACTTGCCTGGAATGTGGCTTATGATACGGGAACGCATTTCAGTGGCATGTTATATCCTTATGGTGATAATCTTATTTATGCCGATGTGCAACCCATATTAAGTTGGTCCATAAAAATACTTTCCTTTTTTTTTCCTGGAATAATTAATCATACAGTTGGAATAATGCATCTATGCATTTTTATTTCCATTATTCTGTGTGGTGTTTTTCTGTATTTAATTATCAATACTTATATCGCTAATAAATGGGTGAGTGCTATTGCTGCAATTGGTATTACTTTATTGAGTCCGCAAATGGAAAGATTAACCGGACATTTTGCATTAAGCTATGTTTGTGTTATTCCCATCATTTGGTATTTGCATTTAAGATTAATGGAATCAGAAAAAAAATTGCAGTTTGCGCTGTGGTTAATTTTCGCAATTACATTCTTTTGTTTTGTGCATTTGTATTTTCTGCTTACTGCCTTATTATTTATTTTTTCTTTCATCATCATTCAATGCATTCGTAGAAAAATAGAATGGAAATTATTGTTATGGCAAATGATAGTTATGGCAGTTCCATGTATCATCGTTATGGTATTTATGCAACTAAGCGATACCGTAATTGACAGGCCAGATGTGCCTTATGGATTTACAAATTATCGCACAACAATAGGTTCATTATTAGCACCCGATCACGGAAGAGTATTTGCGTTTTGGATTAATAATATCGGGTTACCAAAAGCGGATTTTGAAGGCTATGCATATATCGGATTATTCGCTGTGGTTGCAATATGTATTACACTTATTATTCTGGTTTCAAAAATTCCTAACGCAATAAAAAATGTAACGTTTTCATTACCTGTTTCTTCGGGTATTTTTAGTTATTTATTTTCAGCAATTTTAGTATTGTGTTTTGCATTAGGCTTACCTTTTATCTGGGGGTTTGATGAATGGATTGAAAAAATTCCAATCATTCGGCAATTTCGTTCACCGGGAAGATTTGCATGGATATTTTATTATGTAATTAATGTGTATGCAATTTATGTTTTCTATAATTTGTATTTGCACTTAAAAAGGAAACATTTCCGCATTGCAATAATTGTATTATTTGTAGGGATGTTTACCTTAATATTTGAAAGCAGTTCTTATTTTTTTAATGAAGCAAAAAATTATAGCACACACCCTTTAGCAAATCCATTTAATAATACATTGCAACAAGATTCTGATTTAGCTATCGGGAAAATAAATACGGATGAATATCAGGCGATACTTTTTATTCCGCTGTTTATGCAAGGCTCAGAAAAATTATATATTGACCACAGCAACGGAGATTTTGCAACTGCAATGAGCATAGCTTATAGAACCGGTTTGCCATTAATGGATGCAATGATGAGCCGCACATCTTTATCACAAAGTATTGCAATTACCTCTTTGGTAAGCAATCCATTATTAGAAAAACATTTGCCAGAACACCTCAATGAAAAACCTATTCTGTTAATTACAAATCATATTCAACTTACTGCTGCAGATAACAATTTAATTGCACAAGCAGATAGTATTGCAGCATGGAAAAATTTCACCTTTTATAAATTACCTGTAACCGCATTTAAAGATTTAAAAAAGGAAGCAGTATTGCATTTTGATTCACTTCAAAATAGAATGCAAATGGATTCATTGCAGAATTACTTTTCAGAATTACCCTTACAAATTTTTTATCGCAATGAATTTGAAAATCTACATGCAGAAAAAATGTATTCGGGAAAAGGTGCATTGCAACATACTACCGGTGGATTTTATTTAGATGAAATTGTATTAGATAAACATCCGGCATTCTGGATAGAAATTTCTTTCTGGACACCGGCAGTTAATTCGGGTAATTTATATCCTGCAATGCATTTAGAGTTTAAAGATGAATATGAGAATACAATTGCCATACATGGAATTAATCCCAAGGAATCCTCAGATATTGAACATGGTTGGATACGGGCGGCCAGAGATTTGGAAGTGATGGCGGAATGTAAATCCATACAAATATTTATAGAAGAATACCCTGATATATTAATTGATGCAGTACTGATAAGGCATACGGCGGCTGATGTGTATTATAAAAATCAGGAAGGTAAACTGATAATGAATAATTATACCATTGGGAAATAAGGCCTGCGACATTTATCTTTGCCGTTCTCAATTGAGTTCTGAAAAATATTGGTGCGGTAGCTCAGTCGGTAGAGCAAAGGACTGAAAATCCTTGTGTCGGCGGTTCGATCCCGCCCCACACCACAAGCAAAAAAGCCTTTCAAGTGAAAATTTGAAAGGCTTTTTTAATTACTATACAAATCGGTTTACTTAAACCTAATAATGAATGAGTTTAAAAAATGTGATATGCCGATACTATGAGTTGATGTATATTAAATTTTTTAAACCGGGCATACATTTCTTACATCAGACATTTGTATTCAATTATTTATTTTTAGTGGAGCATTAGATAATTTCAACCACCGAGATAACTGCTTTAATTATGAGGAAAAGAACAAATGGCACCTATAGCGATGATATATCAGGCGGACAATCCACCGGGAATTATACTTATGATCTTATTGGAAATCTGATTTCTGATAATGCAGAAGGAATAAATAATATTACCTGGAATGTGTATGGAAAAATTAGCAGTATTGATAAAGCAAGTGGTCCTGATCTTACATTTGCTTATGACCCGATGGGAAATCGAATAATGAAATTGGTAGATGATGGTAGTACATTAATATACACCTATTATGTGAGGGATGCACAGGGTAATGTGCTTTCCACTTATTCAAGAATAGATGATGCAACCGATGATATTATAACTTTAAGTGAGCTACACATTTATGGTTCCAGTAGATTAGGAATAATGGTTGAGGAATTGGATATGTCAACCACTATAACTTCAGACGGACATTCACAAAGAAATCTTGGGAAAAAGAGATATGAATTAAATAATCATTTGGGTAATGTATTAACTGTAATTACAGACAGGAGATTTGGTACAGAGCAAGGTACTACCGGACTAATAAAGTATTATGAAGCTGATGTTTTACAAGCTCAGGATTACTATCCCTTTGGGATGTTAACGCCAGGAAGAAATTGGAGCAGCGGAAGTGAGTATAGGTTTGGGTTTGGAGGGGAAGAATCAGATGGTGAAATATATGGTGATAATAATAGCTATGCATTTGAATATCGATTACACGACCCAAGATTAGGAAGGTTTTTAAGTGTTGATCCATTAGCCCCACAGTTTGCCTATAATTCTCCTTATGCATTTAGTGAAAACAGAGTTATTGATGCAATTGAGCTTGAGGGCTTAGAAAAATACATAATTATTAATGACTATTATGAAGGTTCGCTTACTAAAACCACTATTATTCGTGCAGTTAATGAGGATTATATTGAACAAAATTTACAAATTAGAAACATTGTTGCGAAACCTTCAATTAATTATTCAATTTACCAAGTTCTAGTAATAGATCGATTTTCACCTGAAGTATTTTCTGAGAGTGGCAAAAATGACCTATCGAATCGAGAAAAAAGTATTTTAAATGAAAAAACTTATAGAAGTGGCTCAGGCAAAAATTCAATGTTTACTCTGCCATATGGGAGCAATCAACAATTAATAGGTATTAGGACTAATACCTATAGACTAACAAATAAGTTAGACTATGATCAAGGACTACTTTTTTTAACAGATGGTTCAGCCAATGAATTTAATTTAGATTTAATTGCGGCAGGGTTAAATGAAACAACGATCCCATCAATTAGAGAGGCAAATAAGAATTGGGTAAATGTTGTATCAATTGATATCACTTTTAGTGATAAAGAATTGAAGGAAAATTTTGAGTCGTCATTAACAAAATATTTATTTGAACAATATCCTGTTACCAAAATAAATACATCAATTTCAAATGATGTAGTTAATAGTCAAAACCTTGAAAATGAGAATTATAAGTTTGGAGTAAAAATCAATTTTAACGTAACACCCAAAGAGTAATTTTATGATATTTTATTTTGTAATATTTTTCTTATCACAAACTTTAAATATAATTCAAAAATGAAAGTTGCAAATGCAATATTCTCATTTTTTATGAAGAAACTGGATATATATGGGCCCCTTGCAATTTACCTGATACAATCAATATGATTGGATCTGAAAATGGGTTCAATTTGACATTAATAATTTATGATTGTTATGGCTCAGCTGAAATAAGTGGAGAAAAAATTTCATTGAATGATACAGTTTCTTTCCAGGGACAATATACCGGCTATAATGAGATTCTAATTGATTCTGGATATTCCTATGATGATATATATTTTGTTGCCGATACATTTCATTTTTATCAACCAAAAAAGAATGGTATGTGGATTTACAATTATTAATGAATTTAAAATTTATCGCTAAGTGAAGATCAAGAAAAAAATTATTTTGGCTTTAATCACTACCACTAAAATATACTTATCTTAAACATATACCTAAAATGACTCCATCCCATATTTCAACCTCACCGTCCTATCCCTTCGGGATGTTAATCCCAGGACGGCAATGGAGCGCTGGAAGTGAATACAGGTTTGGGTTTAACGGGAAAGAGAGTGATGCGGAAACCTATGGGGAAGGAAATGCTTATGACTTTGGAGCAAGGATTTATGATGCAAGGTTGGGGAGGTGGATGAGTGTAGATCCTCTTCAAAGAAAGTATCCTAACTTAAGTCCGTATTCAGGCTTTGGTAACAATCCCGTCCTTATTGTAGACGTAGATGGAAGGGAGAATTTCATTTATGTCGTTTTCCTACCTTCAAGTGAAGGGCAGTTAACCACAACTCAGAAAGAACAAATAATATATCAAACACAAGTATTCCTAACACAAGCGTTGAACTTAAATGTTCAAGTGGTGGAATATGATCAAACAAAACATGGTGAATTTGATGGGAAGTATTTAGATATGAGTGATGCGGTGGTTGCAATTGGGTCAGCAAATGATGTAAGTAAATTTGCAGAAAGGAATGTTGCAAATAGTGAAAATTCTGACCTTTGGGATGCAAACTGGGGTTCATATAATTCACCTGAAATAAGTGAATCTGTTGGACAAGGTCATTCATCCTCTAATCCTAAATTTGGTCAGGTAGTAGGCATATCTTCCGATGCTTTAGTAGATAAGAGAAATTCTGTTGGTGAAGAGTCTACAGCAAATCCAGTTGTTACTGCCGGGGTATATTTAATTTCTCACGGATTGGGACATAATGTAGGCTATTCAGACGTGATGGATGTAACTATACCTATCAACCCTAATGATTTAAATTCTTTAAATAGTCGAAATGTGGACATACCTAATTCTTATTCTATAATGGTAAGTGGTCCCAGACTAATGGGAAATAATTATAGTACGCCGGGATTAATAAACAGATCCATTGAAGGCTATGATTCCGCAGAGGATTGGATGAATTCTGGGTATACAAAAGATTTAAGACCGAGATATAGAGAAAAGTTCTCCGGATTTGAACCAACAGACAACTATGATAAGAATAAATCGGTATCACAAGATTAAATTATATGCACTTTTTAAAATATAAAGTATGGGCAATTTTTACTCTAATTTTTGCATGTAATATTTCCTGCCAAGAAAACTTAAAAAATAATGGAAGAGATAATAAAAAAATAGATTCATTGGGGAAAGAATATTTGGTGTTACAGTTTGAATTGCCAGATAGTTTTAAAGATATTGAGAATGATAAAAAGCCTAAATTCTTTCCTCTAAATGAGTCTAATTACACCTCTGAAAGATGTAATTTATTTGATACTACATTAAATATGGGTTTTATATATATTCGATTTAATGATTGGTTGTATAAGGAATATGTTAAAAAGTTTAGAGATAGTATTTATATTTTACAAGATATTGAAACCGACTATAAATTTAATTATAATTCAATTTATTTTTTTCAAAATAAGTTTGAATATATAAATGGCTACAAATTTATTTTAACTGAGTATAGAACCCTTTATGGTAAACCAGATACAATGTTTTACCATATGGATCTAATTTGTTTATTAAATGATACTTACGCCAAGATAAATATTATAGGCGCAGCACCTCAAGATTCTGTATTAAATGAAATTAAAGATTATGCGCATTTAATTAAAAACTCCATTCGAGTAATTGAAAAATCCAAACGGGATTCTACTCGGATGTCTGTTTGTGTTGACTTAAATTAGCTATCATTCAGCTATTAATTAAATTGAAAAAATCCCAAATCAAACTTAACATTTATAAAATGTACCTCTCCAATTTTTCACCCTCACATCATCATGGCTTCGGGATGTTAACGCCGGGGAGAAATTGGAGCGCTGGAAGTGAGTACAGGTTTGGTTTTAACGGCAAAGAGAGTGATGCAGAAACTTATGGAGAAGGAAATATTTATGATTATGGTTTTAGGATATATAATTCACGGTTTGGAAAGTTTTTAAGTGTTGATCCATTAACACAATCTTACCCTTGGTATACACCTTATCAGTTTGCCGGGAATAAACCGATAGTAGCGATTGATTTGGATGGACTAGAAGAATTTTACTATGGTGATTTATTAAAAAGCAAGGAGGGTAGAAATGCTTTATTTATTATGCAAGCTACAGATGTGGGAGTTGAAATAATGAAGGTCATTTGGAGTACTGAAGGAACAATTAAGCAAAGGGATGTTTATTTTGTTTACCGTGCTATAGAAAGTTCAAATGGTTCAAAAAACACATCACGTCAAGCCTATACAACTCATTTATCTGCGGCTAATATTTCAGAAGATGGTAAGCTTATTCGTAATAAATATGAAAAAATTGATGACTTATTACCACTTGATGGGATTGATTTTTCGGCTTCAAAACGAAAAGGAAATGAAATCTCTGTTATTGTTATAAATACTAATAGTAGAGGTTATCAAGAGGCGAAAGATGGAAATCCTTTAGATTTGAGCCAAACTATATATCATGAAATTAAGGCTCATATTGAACCTAAAATAAATCCTACAGTATCAGAGGATGGAACTCCACATGAGAAGTCAGAGAAACAAGAACACTATAATTATCATGGTAATTATAGCCATTATAGTCCAAAACCAGAAGATGCAAAAGAAGGAACGCCTCATAAAACATATATTAATCAAGCAAATAAAGCAATTAAAAATGTCGGTGAATATCTTGAAAAATAAATTATTCTTGAGTTTAATCTTTATGGCAGCTTTATTTTCCTGTGAATCTAATACTGAAAGGTCATTTTTTAAGAATATAAAGGAAAAAGTTGTTTTCGATGAAAATAACTGGTATAGTATAGCAAATTATGGAGAAATTTGGAATAGCAAAATACTTTATGAATTTAATGTAAAAATTTTATCTTATGAAACAGTTAAAACAGTACAGTGTTATTGGAAAGATGATGCTTTGTATATAGGAACAAAGGAGAATTTTCAAAAATATTTTGATTTTGGTAAAAAACATGAATTAGTAGAAACAAATAATTATAATATAATTAATATTCATTCTTTTAATAGCATAAATTATTTTTTGATGATTAATAGATTTAGAATAGATGGAGTTGAATCCAATGAGTATCAATTAATGGTAATTAGTAAAGATAGTGGTTTTCTTGGAGGTGTTTATTTTGATGATTTTGCAGAAAAAATAGATGTGGAATCTAAGGTTGGTAAAATTCCTTTAAGTGATTCTTTAATACTTAACGAGAAGATAATACAAATCCTATCAGCATTATAATCAGTAGAATTTTTTATTTATTTTATTCTAACAAGATTCAAAACAAAAAAATTAAATAAGAATATCCCCGCAAATATTGTATTTCATTATTTTTATTAATTGAAAATAGTAATAAACATTAAAGCATTACATCACAATCCCTTTGGGATGTTAACGCCGGGAAGAAATTGGAGCGCTGGAAGTGAGTACAGGTTTGGGTTTAATGGAAAAGAGAGTGATGCAGAAACGTATGGAGAAGGTAATACTTTCTATAATTTCAGTGAACTCTACATCTGCCAACCTTTAATTTGTTTTGTCTGGTAAAGAAATTAATTTTGATTTTATAACTTAATGACATGCTTACAATAACTCCGCAATATATTACAGATAGCACAGGTAAAAAGATTTCCGTTGTACTTCCGCTTAATGATTTTAAAGCCATTTTAGAAGAATTGGAAGAGTTGGAAGATATAAAACTTTATGATGAGTCTAAAGAATCCAATGAACCTTCAATACCCATTGAGGATGCGTTTAAAATAATTGAAGAAAAACGTAAAGAAAAATAATGGCTTACACTGTAACCATTAAGAAACAAGCAATTAAAATTCTGGAAAAAGTAAATGAACCGTATTACACCAATATTAAAGAAGCCATTTACAATCTTGCAAATAATCCACGGCCTAAAGGTTGCAAAAAATTAAAAGGAAGAGAAGGATATCGGATTAGAGTTAATGATTACAGAATTATTTATGAAATATTCGATTCAACTCTTTTGGTAGATGTTATTGACTTAGGACATAGAAAAAATATTTATGAGTAAATTTAAATCACAACTTTTTTTCTATCAATTGGTGTCCCAACCCGCCGCCATTCAAGTTGAGATTAAGTCTTTATTTCAATTCTCACCATGAATAATTTTTAACAATTTCTTATTCAAACGCACTCGCCATTCTTTCTTGTTCGGTACGTGTAATTCCGTATTTCGATGATAGCTTTCTCCATGTCTTCACAGAGGCATGTATCTTTTTAATTATTTGTTGTGTGGTTGAATTATTTAATCGGAAATATGGCGCAACTTCTAATGCTAAATCTATATCAAGTGCATTATCGTTTTCATAAATATTCACACTTAAACCTGTTCCAAATTCGTTTGGATTAATATCATACGCTGGTGACAATATCCACCCTTTATCCGTGAGTAGAAATCCATGATTTCTTAAATGATCGTCGGTGTTTTTTACACAAATACTAAATACAATTCTTCGCCATAATTCTTCCAGGTCCGTTTCAATATTAGCTCCATTTTTTGAAATAAATTCTACTAAATCCAAATAACTGGCACCCTCTGATCCCGCACCATCACTATATCCTAGTAAGGTCATTGCAGATGCAAAATGAATTCTTTCACCTTTTGCGTTTCTATCAAATCTTTTAGTTAAGTAAGTATGATATTTATTTTTGAACTTTTGTATTCTTCCTTCCGCCATATT encodes:
- a CDS encoding type II toxin-antitoxin system RelE/ParE family toxin, with protein sequence MAYTVTIKKQAIKILEKVNEPYYTNIKEAIYNLANNPRPKGCKKLKGREGYRIRVNDYRIIYEIFDSTLLVDVIDLGHRKNIYE
- a CDS encoding glycosyltransferase — encoded protein: MVYSTLDIVLPCYNPPIGWEKKVIETFKFFCKALPEVQTGLIIINDGSSTDLTDAIAAIKKAVPFFIIDAHAPNKGKGSTLRSGVAKSTAEICIYTDIDFPYTNESMLSIWNVLAIEKSDIAVGIKNADYYTHVPPVRKYISKLLQKMIRVFLGLTVRDTQCGLKGFNEKGKAIFLQTTINRYLFDLEFIYLAGKNKQVQLSEIEIQLRPDIHFRAMNLRILFTESINFLKIVLRRIF